Sequence from the Sinorhizobium meliloti genome:
CCGGGACGGCCGTTTTTGCCTGCATATCCTGCTGCGGCCACCGCTGCAGTGCTTCCCGTCCAGCCGCTGTCAAGCCGTAGACACCTCTGTCGAGCCGTTCAAACCAGCCATAGACATTCGCAAGCAGTATCTTCCCGGCATCCGGTACGCTGGATCTGATTTCACGCACGCGCAGCGGGCCTGATGTCAGGGCCAGCGCACAGCCGAGCGCCTGCTGGCGGTACGCCGTCATGACAGGCGCGCGTGTGCTCCCGCCTATTGCGGGATCGCCGCGTCGCCTCCGGTGTTCGCGCATGAGCTTCGAACGCCGTTTCGGATTGGTTCGCGGCATCGGCGTCACGGAGCCGACGATCACGCTGACGTCGCCGGCGTCGGAAATGCCGAGCATGCCGACCCCGAGCCTGCGACAGAGATCGCGGTAGCGTTTGTCGGCCTCCCGACCCTTTCCCTTGGCCGAAACTCGCGCCGCGATCCAGACCTCGTCCGCGACAGCGGCGCGATCTACGGCCTGCAGTATGAGCTCCAGATTGAAGCGCAGCTTCAGCTCGCAGATCACGACCACGGGCGGATCGTCGTCGCTCAGGCCGACGAGATCGCAGCCGTCAACCTCGCCCTTGACGACGTAACCTGCCTTTTCGAGAAAGCCTTTGACGGGGAGATAAAGCGACGTTTCCATGTGCCTGCAGGTTTAAGCGAAGAATCGCTGTGTAAACTATCTCGATCCGCCCGTAGGAGACAATCGTCCTACGGAATCGATAAAAGCCCACGGCCGGTCGACCGTGGGCTTCCTGGAAGGCATAGAGCATGGCCACGTTCCGTGACCTAGCCAGTTCTTTTGTTTACTTGCGGATCTCTTCCAGCTTGGCGAGAATGGCGTCTACCACCTCGGCACCGATCTCAGCCTTGTGCTTTTCATAGACGACCATGGACTTCTCGCGGATGCGAGCCTGTTCTTCAGCAGACAGGGTGTTCACTTCGAGACCAGCTTCCTTGATTTTCTCCAGCGACTTCTTGTTGAGGTCCTGGATGACCTTACGCTCCTCGTCGCGACCGACGACTGCGCATTCACGCAGTGCTGCCTGCTCTTCCGGCGTATAGCTGTCGAAGATCGGCTTCGAGAACAGGAAGAGGAAGGGCGTGTAAGCGTGGTTCGTCTCGGTCACGTACTTCTGCACTTCGAAGAACTTCGACGTATCGATCGTCACATAGGGGTTTTCCTGCGCGTCGATCGCCTTGGTTTCGAGTGCCGAGAAGACTTCGCCGAAAGCCATCGGAGTGGCGTTGGCGCCGAGGTTCTGGAAGGTGTCGAGGAAGATGTTGTTCTGCATCACGCGAACCTTCATTCCTTCGAAGTCTTCCCACTTGGTGACCGGACGAACCGAGTTCGACAGGTTACGGAAGCCGTTTTCCCAATAGGCGAGATTGACCAGGCCGGCAGCTTCCAGCTTCTCGTTCATCATGTCGCCGAAATCGCCATCGAGCACCGTGTAGGCTTCCTGAGCGTTGGCGAAGAGGAACGGCAGGTCGAATACGCCGAGTGCCGGGATGATGCCGACGAGCGGCGAGGACGACGTGACGACGGCCTCCTGTACGCCGGAGCGCAGGGCCTGCGTCGCCTGAAGGTCGCCGCCAAGCGCGCCGCCCCAGAAAGCGGTGAGCTTTAGCTTGCCACCGGATTTCTGATCGAGACAGGCCTGCATCGCCTTGATGCCGTTACCGACCGGATGGTCTTCGTTGATGCCGTTCGACACGCGGATGTTGCGGTCGTTGAACTCGGCGAAAGCCGGCGCCGCGGCCGAATAACCGAAAGCGATGGCCGTCGTGGCAAGAAGCAGTTTTCTCACGGGGTATCCTCCCTTGGATTTGTTGGTGAGGGGTTGCGGGTTAAAGCCCTTCTAATGCAGCCAGCGTGCGGGCACGATGACGATGTCCGGAAACAGGACCAGAAGGAAAAGCACGAGAATCTGGGCCACCAGGAATGGTGTCACGCCGACAATTACCTTCCCAAGCGGAACCCGGCCGACGCCGCTGACGACGTTCAGTACGACGCCGACAGGGGGGGTCAGCAGCCCTATGCAGGTATTCATGATGAACAGGACACCGAAATAGACAGGATCGATTCCGGCTTGCTT
This genomic interval carries:
- a CDS encoding DUF2161 domain-containing phosphodiesterase; translation: METSLYLPVKGFLEKAGYVVKGEVDGCDLVGLSDDDPPVVVICELKLRFNLELILQAVDRAAVADEVWIAARVSAKGKGREADKRYRDLCRRLGVGMLGISDAGDVSVIVGSVTPMPRTNPKRRSKLMREHRRRRGDPAIGGSTRAPVMTAYRQQALGCALALTSGPLRVREIRSSVPDAGKILLANVYGWFERLDRGVYGLTAAGREALQRWPQQDMQAKTAVPA
- a CDS encoding TRAP transporter substrate-binding protein, translating into MRKLLLATTAIAFGYSAAAPAFAEFNDRNIRVSNGINEDHPVGNGIKAMQACLDQKSGGKLKLTAFWGGALGGDLQATQALRSGVQEAVVTSSSPLVGIIPALGVFDLPFLFANAQEAYTVLDGDFGDMMNEKLEAAGLVNLAYWENGFRNLSNSVRPVTKWEDFEGMKVRVMQNNIFLDTFQNLGANATPMAFGEVFSALETKAIDAQENPYVTIDTSKFFEVQKYVTETNHAYTPFLFLFSKPIFDSYTPEEQAALRECAVVGRDEERKVIQDLNKKSLEKIKEAGLEVNTLSAEEQARIREKSMVVYEKHKAEIGAEVVDAILAKLEEIRK